The following proteins are encoded in a genomic region of Natrarchaeobius halalkaliphilus:
- the hmgA gene encoding hydroxymethylglutaryl-CoA reductase (NADPH), whose translation MTDPDALADRVQDGELRLHELEDHADYDTAATARRLLVERETETELETISDYTFPAERAEPNVENMIGAAQVPLGVVGPVAVSGGAADGEHYLPLATTEGALLASVNRGLSVIRVAGGADARVTKTGMTRAPVFRVAGVVEASETVEWVEKNVDRLREAAESTTSHGELLGVEPYVVGDSVYLRFAYDTKDAMGMNMATIATGEACSIVERETPASLVALSGNLCSDKKPAAVNAVEGRGRSVTADVVIPGPLLEERLHTTADAIVEANTRKNLIGSAKAGSLGFNAHAANVVGAAFLATGQDEAQVVEGANAITTMDARDREDGASDLYASVSLASLEVGTVGGGTALPTQSEALEILGLRGGGDPAGSNADALAEIIAVGALAGELSLLAALASRHLASAHEDLGR comes from the coding sequence ATGACAGATCCGGACGCCCTCGCAGACCGGGTACAGGACGGCGAGCTTCGCCTTCACGAACTCGAGGACCACGCCGACTACGACACCGCAGCGACGGCCCGCCGGCTGCTCGTCGAGCGCGAGACGGAAACCGAACTCGAGACGATTTCCGACTACACCTTCCCCGCCGAGCGAGCGGAGCCGAACGTCGAGAACATGATCGGTGCGGCACAAGTTCCGCTGGGCGTCGTCGGGCCGGTGGCCGTCTCCGGCGGCGCGGCCGACGGGGAACACTATCTTCCACTCGCGACCACCGAAGGCGCACTGCTCGCATCCGTCAACCGCGGGCTCTCGGTGATCCGGGTCGCGGGCGGTGCTGACGCTCGAGTGACGAAAACCGGGATGACGCGCGCGCCGGTGTTCCGGGTCGCGGGCGTCGTCGAGGCGTCGGAGACGGTCGAGTGGGTCGAAAAGAACGTCGATCGGCTTCGCGAGGCGGCCGAGTCGACGACGAGCCACGGCGAATTGCTCGGCGTCGAACCGTACGTCGTCGGTGACTCGGTCTACCTTCGCTTCGCCTACGACACGAAAGACGCGATGGGAATGAACATGGCCACGATCGCAACGGGCGAGGCCTGTTCGATCGTCGAACGCGAGACACCGGCCTCGCTCGTCGCGCTCTCGGGGAACCTCTGTTCGGACAAAAAGCCCGCCGCCGTCAACGCCGTCGAGGGACGGGGTCGGTCCGTGACGGCGGACGTCGTGATCCCCGGTCCGCTCCTCGAGGAGCGATTGCACACGACCGCCGACGCGATCGTCGAGGCGAACACCCGAAAGAACCTGATCGGTAGCGCGAAAGCGGGGAGCCTGGGATTCAACGCCCACGCCGCGAACGTCGTCGGCGCTGCGTTCCTCGCGACCGGACAGGACGAAGCCCAGGTCGTCGAAGGCGCGAACGCGATCACCACCATGGATGCACGCGACCGCGAGGACGGCGCGAGCGACCTCTACGCCTCCGTCTCGCTCGCCTCCCTCGAGGTCGGCACGGTCGGGGGTGGAACGGCGCTCCCGACCCAGAGCGAGGCACTCGAAATTCTCGGCCTGCGGGGCGGCGGGGATCCGGCGGGATCGAACGCCGACGCACTGGCCGAGATCATCGCCGTCGGCGCGCTCGCGGGCGAACTCTCCTTGCTCGCGGCGCTGGCCTCGCGCCACCTCGCGAGCGCACACGAGGATCTCGGTCGCTGA
- a CDS encoding FAD-binding and (Fe-S)-binding domain-containing protein — translation MSLEPSADPAADRRANYEYRSDDVDRPALEADLERVVDCEVRADSYSRELYATDASAYEMTPVAVAFPESTDDVAGILEYCADREIPVLPRGGGTSLAGQAVNRAVVLDFTRHMTEVLDVDVDGRIATVQPGVILGTLDETLAPDGLKFAPDPAWGDKSSIGGAIGNNSTGAHSLEYGKTDAYIQACEAVLADGTVTEFGEVSLAEIEERGDPDGDLEQRIYAEVGRILDADADRIEDTYPDLKRNVSGYNLDRLVAEARGNTLPGGEETGESGTVNLARLLAGSEGTLAIVTEATIALETVPETKAVSLLCYSDLHDAMADVGPILEHDPAALEVLDDVLLDLARDTAEFGPVTEILPAETNAVLLVEFYADSDGHGREQVAGLVTDRCPDAASTGQPPRNPPRTDAETLALEAIEAYDDAERAKLWKLRKSGLPILLSRTTDAKHVSFIEDTAVPPARLPEFVERFEAILEVHDTYASFYAHAGPGVLHVRPLVNTKSELGMEQLYGIADDVTDLVVELGGSVSGEHGDGRARTQWNHKRYGDELWETFRDLKTAFDPEWILNPGQVVFREDDPTDLREHLRFDPEYAFDAGFEPNLEWEIDNGFQGMVELCHGCGGCRGEQSTTGGVMCPTYRASNEEITATRGRANALRQAMAGDLEPGEAFTDEFVEEVMGLCIGCKGCAIDCPSEVDMAKLKAEVTHEYHERNGATLRDRLFANVAVLSRWGSKLAPFSNVAPKVPGARKLLDATVGIEPNRSLPTFRATTFRDRFEERGGSRVRVTDADRKAVVYPDPYTNYSNPGAGMATVRVLEAAGVHVTVPDELDDTGRPAFSKGFLEDARTTAIENVETLAPLVAEGWDVVVIEPSDAVMLQSDYRDLLDDDATELVAETSYGVCEYIDTFGLDAELTVDETTDGSLTYHGHCHQKATRTDHHAVAVLRRIGYDVDPLDSGCCGMAGSFGYESEHASMSDAIASILYEQIDDSTGEVVVAPGASCRTQLEGHRGSDGTPPTPIELVDDVLE, via the coding sequence ATGTCCCTCGAGCCGAGCGCCGATCCCGCGGCCGATCGGCGCGCGAACTACGAGTACCGGAGCGACGACGTGGATCGACCCGCACTCGAAGCGGATCTAGAGCGAGTCGTCGACTGCGAGGTCCGGGCCGATTCGTACTCTCGAGAGCTGTACGCGACGGACGCGAGCGCCTACGAGATGACGCCCGTCGCGGTCGCGTTCCCCGAATCAACCGACGACGTCGCGGGTATCCTCGAGTACTGTGCCGACCGGGAGATCCCGGTCCTCCCCAGAGGTGGTGGGACCAGTTTGGCCGGACAGGCGGTCAACCGGGCGGTCGTGCTGGATTTCACGCGTCACATGACGGAGGTTCTCGACGTCGACGTCGACGGTCGGATCGCGACCGTCCAGCCCGGCGTGATTCTCGGAACGCTCGACGAAACGCTCGCTCCCGACGGTCTCAAATTCGCTCCCGATCCCGCCTGGGGAGACAAGAGTTCCATCGGCGGCGCGATCGGCAACAACTCGACCGGTGCACACTCACTCGAGTACGGCAAAACCGACGCCTACATCCAGGCATGCGAGGCCGTCCTGGCTGACGGCACCGTCACCGAGTTCGGTGAGGTCTCGCTCGCGGAAATCGAAGAACGGGGGGATCCCGACGGAGATCTCGAGCAGCGAATCTATGCGGAAGTCGGCCGCATTCTCGACGCCGACGCCGATCGGATCGAGGACACCTATCCCGATCTCAAACGAAACGTCTCCGGATACAACCTCGACCGACTGGTCGCGGAGGCCCGCGGGAACACCTTGCCGGGCGGGGAGGAGACCGGCGAGTCGGGGACCGTCAACCTCGCGCGGTTGCTCGCCGGCAGCGAGGGTACGCTCGCGATCGTCACCGAAGCGACGATCGCACTCGAGACCGTTCCGGAGACGAAAGCCGTCTCGTTGCTCTGTTACTCCGATCTCCACGACGCGATGGCTGACGTCGGACCGATCCTCGAACACGATCCCGCGGCGCTCGAAGTCCTCGACGACGTGTTACTCGACCTCGCCCGCGACACCGCCGAGTTCGGCCCGGTCACGGAGATCCTCCCCGCGGAAACGAACGCGGTGTTACTGGTGGAGTTTTACGCCGACAGCGACGGGCATGGCCGCGAACAGGTCGCCGGGCTGGTCACCGATCGCTGTCCCGACGCAGCGTCTACAGGCCAGCCGCCACGGAACCCCCCGCGAACCGATGCGGAGACGCTCGCACTCGAGGCGATCGAGGCGTACGACGACGCAGAGCGTGCGAAACTGTGGAAGCTCCGCAAATCCGGCCTGCCGATTCTCCTCTCGCGTACGACCGACGCAAAGCACGTTTCGTTCATCGAGGACACCGCCGTTCCGCCGGCTCGCCTCCCCGAGTTCGTCGAGCGCTTCGAGGCAATTCTCGAAGTGCACGACACGTACGCCAGCTTCTACGCCCACGCCGGTCCCGGCGTCCTTCACGTTCGACCGCTCGTCAATACGAAGTCGGAGCTGGGGATGGAACAGCTCTATGGCATCGCGGACGACGTAACGGACCTCGTCGTCGAACTCGGTGGTTCCGTCTCGGGTGAACACGGTGATGGGCGGGCTCGGACTCAATGGAACCACAAACGCTACGGCGACGAACTCTGGGAGACCTTTCGGGATCTCAAAACGGCGTTCGATCCGGAGTGGATTCTCAATCCCGGACAGGTCGTTTTTCGCGAGGACGATCCGACCGACTTGCGCGAGCACTTGCGCTTTGACCCCGAATACGCCTTCGACGCCGGCTTCGAGCCGAACCTGGAGTGGGAGATCGATAACGGCTTTCAGGGGATGGTAGAACTCTGTCACGGCTGTGGTGGCTGTCGCGGTGAACAGTCCACGACTGGGGGCGTGATGTGTCCGACCTATCGGGCCAGCAACGAAGAGATCACGGCCACTCGTGGCCGCGCGAACGCGCTCAGGCAGGCGATGGCCGGCGATCTCGAGCCCGGAGAGGCGTTCACTGACGAGTTCGTCGAAGAAGTGATGGGGCTCTGTATCGGCTGTAAAGGCTGTGCGATCGACTGTCCGAGCGAGGTCGACATGGCGAAGCTCAAAGCCGAGGTGACCCACGAGTATCACGAACGAAACGGAGCCACGCTCCGCGATCGCCTCTTTGCTAACGTCGCAGTTCTCTCGCGGTGGGGTTCGAAGCTCGCCCCCTTCTCGAACGTCGCACCCAAGGTTCCGGGTGCCCGGAAACTGCTCGATGCGACCGTCGGGATCGAACCGAACCGTTCGCTTCCAACGTTTCGGGCCACGACGTTCCGCGACAGGTTCGAAGAACGCGGCGGTTCCCGCGTTCGCGTAACCGACGCCGACCGCAAGGCGGTCGTCTACCCCGATCCGTACACGAACTACAGCAATCCCGGGGCCGGAATGGCCACCGTTCGCGTCCTCGAGGCCGCGGGCGTTCACGTTACCGTTCCCGACGAACTCGATGATACCGGCCGACCGGCGTTCTCGAAAGGATTTCTCGAGGACGCGCGGACGACGGCAATCGAGAACGTCGAAACCCTCGCACCGCTCGTTGCCGAGGGGTGGGACGTCGTCGTCATCGAGCCCTCCGATGCGGTCATGCTCCAGTCCGATTACCGTGACCTCCTCGACGACGACGCCACCGAACTGGTCGCGGAGACGAGTTACGGGGTGTGTGAGTACATCGACACGTTCGGGCTCGACGCCGAACTGACCGTCGACGAGACGACCGACGGATCGCTGACGTACCACGGCCACTGTCACCAGAAGGCAACCAGAACGGACCACCACGCCGTCGCTGTGCTTCGACGGATCGGGTACGACGTCGATCCGCTCGATTCGGGCTGCTGTGGGATGGCCGGAAGTTTCGGCTACGAGAGCGAGCACGCCTCGATGAGCGATGCGATCGCGTCGATCCTCTACGAGCAAATCGACGACAGCACCGGCGAGGTGGTCGTCGCACCCGGTGCCTCCTGTCGAACCCAGCTCGAGGGCCATCGCGGAAGCGACGGCACGCCACCGACGCCGATCGAACTCGTCGACGACGTACTCGAGTGA
- a CDS encoding NRAMP family divalent metal transporter → MTTETTTDGVTVGRVGTFLRRLGPTWLAGAIAAGPATMVSLLVAGASFGYTLLWVVVLSAVLGTIGQYLAMRLGLLTEAGIVTVVEEHLGSFWAWVLVVDVVLAAGLAQLVIMKTLAEISATIVGGSVLGFAALGDPRLWGITWAIVLALGLAGGGYRLAEIGAKVLVSLVVVAFVVSAFVVPIDPGAAASGLVPSMPAGVGGAVVAAGVLGGAVHITLLTMQSYTMRARGWSRDDGDIATFDVVSSMLVAFGVFSLAVFLVAASVLPEAGIDPATIDEIQAAAALGPVAGEYAVWLFLLGLLGAAVSTLGGNTIVPPYLIADKLGWDRSIEDGRYRAAIVTVALASALGAFLEGAFFQLLVLVLAFGLVGTPFALAVILVLLNDREVVPETNSHLANVGGIALFVVATVLAGEFVLDELETVTEPVSAFVVAFAAAMALAIVGLGVTFLRKRIRT, encoded by the coding sequence ATGACAACCGAAACGACGACGGATGGAGTGACGGTCGGACGGGTGGGAACGTTTCTGAGACGACTCGGACCGACGTGGCTCGCCGGCGCGATCGCCGCGGGTCCGGCGACGATGGTCAGTTTGCTGGTTGCGGGGGCGAGCTTCGGCTATACGCTGTTGTGGGTCGTCGTGCTGTCGGCAGTTCTCGGGACGATCGGGCAGTACCTCGCGATGCGACTCGGATTGCTCACCGAAGCTGGGATCGTCACCGTGGTCGAAGAGCACCTCGGCTCGTTCTGGGCGTGGGTACTCGTCGTCGACGTCGTCCTGGCGGCAGGGTTGGCCCAGCTCGTGATCATGAAGACGCTCGCGGAGATCAGCGCGACGATCGTCGGCGGCTCGGTCCTCGGATTCGCAGCGCTCGGTGATCCTCGGCTCTGGGGAATCACCTGGGCGATCGTGCTCGCGCTCGGACTGGCCGGAGGGGGCTACCGGCTGGCGGAGATCGGTGCCAAGGTGCTCGTTTCGCTGGTCGTCGTCGCGTTCGTCGTCTCCGCGTTCGTCGTTCCGATCGATCCGGGCGCGGCCGCAAGCGGACTCGTTCCGTCGATGCCGGCCGGCGTCGGTGGCGCAGTCGTCGCGGCGGGAGTTCTCGGCGGCGCGGTCCACATCACGCTGTTGACGATGCAGAGCTACACGATGCGCGCCCGCGGCTGGAGTCGTGACGACGGCGACATCGCGACGTTCGACGTGGTGAGCTCGATGCTCGTCGCCTTCGGCGTCTTCAGCCTCGCCGTCTTCCTCGTCGCCGCGAGCGTCCTCCCCGAAGCCGGCATCGATCCGGCGACGATCGACGAGATTCAGGCGGCGGCCGCGCTCGGACCCGTTGCCGGCGAGTACGCCGTGTGGCTGTTCCTGCTCGGTCTACTCGGTGCAGCGGTCTCGACGCTCGGTGGAAACACGATCGTTCCGCCGTACCTGATCGCGGACAAACTCGGCTGGGATCGCTCCATCGAAGACGGACGTTACCGGGCGGCGATCGTCACCGTCGCGCTCGCCTCCGCGCTCGGTGCCTTCCTCGAGGGAGCGTTCTTCCAACTTCTCGTCCTCGTCCTGGCGTTCGGTCTCGTCGGAACGCCGTTCGCGCTCGCCGTTATTCTCGTCCTGTTGAACGACCGCGAGGTCGTCCCCGAAACGAACTCCCACCTGGCCAACGTCGGCGGTATCGCCCTGTTCGTCGTCGCCACCGTTCTCGCCGGCGAGTTCGTTCTCGATGAACTCGAAACCGTGACCGAACCCGTGTCCGCGTTCGTCGTCGCATTCGCCGCCGCGATGGCGCTCGCAATCGTCGGCCTCGGTGTGACGTTCCTCCGAAAACGGATTCGTACGTAA
- a CDS encoding DUF5817 domain-containing protein, with the protein MYAVVGCSECSNLWIIEGRSETTQCPRCGSRKAFEKRKKFVETDDADHAREVRASMLANRQGQGDAFAAVDSFADLENDVSDGVVDETEYIERSGLDADELEAAGDRDPRGPSRAGSKADIVECALEELDRPTEAEVIDYADERGVSAAYVRDTLEKLVRRGAVSENRGRYRNL; encoded by the coding sequence ATGTACGCCGTCGTCGGCTGTAGCGAGTGCTCGAACCTCTGGATCATCGAGGGGCGCTCCGAGACGACCCAGTGCCCCCGCTGTGGGTCCCGGAAAGCCTTCGAGAAGCGCAAGAAGTTCGTCGAGACCGACGACGCCGATCACGCCCGCGAGGTCCGCGCTTCGATGCTCGCAAATCGGCAGGGACAGGGAGACGCGTTCGCCGCCGTCGACTCCTTTGCGGACCTCGAGAACGACGTCTCGGACGGCGTGGTCGACGAGACCGAGTATATAGAGCGCTCGGGCCTCGACGCGGACGAACTCGAGGCGGCCGGCGATCGAGATCCACGAGGGCCGAGTCGAGCCGGGAGCAAGGCCGATATCGTCGAGTGCGCACTCGAGGAACTCGACCGACCCACCGAAGCGGAGGTGATCGACTACGCCGACGAGCGCGGTGTATCCGCGGCGTACGTCCGAGACACGCTCGAAAAGCTCGTCCGCCGGGGCGCAGTCAGCGAAAATCGAGGACGGTACCGGAACCTGTAG